A section of the Methanoculleus taiwanensis genome encodes:
- a CDS encoding superoxide dismutase — MAQEQIQMQKKYELPPLPYEANALEPYISQEQLSLHHDKHHQAYVKGANADLEKIEQARRDNASIDEKAILKELSFNIGGHILHSLFWPTMAPAGKGGGTPGGALADALDREFGSFERFKSEFSQAASSVEGSGWAALAIDEITGRPMVMQIEKHSNNVYPSAPIIMVLDMWEHAYYVDYRNSRADFIDAFWNVVNWDEVNRRIEQRV; from the coding sequence ATGGCACAGGAACAGATACAGATGCAGAAGAAGTACGAACTGCCGCCGCTCCCCTATGAGGCAAACGCCCTCGAACCGTATATATCGCAGGAGCAGCTCTCCCTGCACCACGACAAACACCACCAGGCCTACGTGAAAGGTGCCAATGCGGATCTCGAGAAGATCGAGCAGGCACGGCGGGATAACGCCAGTATCGATGAGAAGGCGATTCTCAAAGAACTCTCGTTCAACATCGGCGGGCATATCCTCCACTCGCTCTTCTGGCCAACGATGGCGCCGGCAGGCAAAGGAGGCGGAACGCCGGGCGGGGCTCTCGCAGACGCGCTCGACCGGGAGTTCGGCAGCTTCGAACGATTTAAATCAGAGTTTTCGCAGGCAGCATCCAGCGTCGAAGGCTCGGGATGGGCAGCACTCGCGATCGACGAGATAACCGGTCGGCCGATGGTCATGCAGATCGAAAAACACAGCAACAACGTCTACCCCTCAGCCCCGATCATCATGGTGCTGGACATGTGGGAGCATGCCTACTACGTCGACTACCGGAACAGCCGGGCAGACTTTATCGATGCATTCTGGAACGTCGTCAACTGGGACGAAGTGAACCGCCGCATCGAGCAGCGGGTATAG
- a CDS encoding acetate--CoA ligase family protein, producing the protein MSHYMLSEYESYDLLQQYGIPVPGYSIVESAAEAGQAAEKIGYPVVMKIYSPEIIHKSDAGGVIIGIGSKAAACSAFDQIIANAREYNPDAEIKGVIVEQQAAPGLELIIGGKTDPAFGKVLTFGMGGTLVELMKDVTLRILPIDEASIRQMIREINGYPIIKGYRGMKPKDEETLVQIISAVHRFFAENTHIVEFDINPLRLYESGACIVDARIFVDDEAEERKAKERPLVPLEYFSPRSIAVVGASSDSKKMGYAVLHNLLHFPGQLYPVNNKRAEIQGLKAYPSVAAIPNPVDMAVITVPANHVPAVIEECGQKGVAIAVIITAGFKEMGETGKALEDRIVQIAERYGTRIVGPNCLGLIIPPRGIDTTYVHESPKPGNIAFISQSGAIINTVVDWSIAHDIGFSAVVSVGNQADLNFIDYLRFVERDPKTKGIILYIEEIQDGKTFTKVVSEVSKSKPVVAIKSGSSQKGQAAASSHTGSLSGSYEVYMEAFRNAGVIPVHTLTGAFQVAEMLASPKGYPRGKRAVVVTNAGGFSVLSSDYAERYGIDLIDLSPEILEELNEFLPEFWNKGNPLDLLGDAGEKRFEKVFDALIRHQDAWDIAFVIGFPNLVMKSDQLANQIVQFAGKTENMVVGALLGGDSMQRGRDILKENGIPSFEELDFTFRVMGRILWQRFR; encoded by the coding sequence ATGTCACACTACATGTTGAGTGAATACGAATCATACGATCTACTGCAGCAGTACGGAATTCCGGTACCGGGTTACAGCATTGTTGAGTCAGCCGCAGAGGCAGGCCAGGCGGCGGAGAAGATCGGCTACCCCGTCGTTATGAAGATCTACTCGCCGGAAATTATTCATAAGAGCGATGCCGGCGGCGTGATCATCGGTATAGGTTCGAAGGCGGCAGCCTGCAGCGCATTCGATCAGATCATCGCAAACGCAAGGGAATACAACCCCGATGCCGAGATCAAAGGAGTCATCGTCGAGCAGCAGGCCGCGCCCGGGCTCGAGCTGATCATCGGCGGGAAGACCGACCCGGCCTTCGGGAAAGTATTGACGTTCGGAATGGGCGGAACGCTCGTCGAACTGATGAAAGACGTCACGCTGCGGATCCTCCCCATCGATGAGGCCTCGATCCGTCAGATGATCCGGGAGATCAACGGCTACCCCATCATCAAAGGATACCGGGGGATGAAACCAAAGGACGAGGAGACCCTCGTGCAGATCATCTCCGCGGTTCACCGGTTCTTTGCGGAGAATACCCATATCGTGGAGTTCGACATCAACCCGCTTCGCCTCTACGAGTCCGGCGCCTGCATCGTCGATGCCCGGATATTCGTCGACGACGAGGCCGAGGAACGGAAGGCAAAGGAGCGACCCCTGGTTCCGCTCGAGTACTTCTCCCCCCGGTCAATCGCCGTCGTCGGCGCCTCCTCGGATTCGAAGAAGATGGGGTATGCCGTGCTGCACAACCTCCTTCACTTCCCGGGACAGCTCTACCCCGTGAACAACAAACGCGCGGAGATCCAGGGTCTGAAAGCCTACCCTTCCGTCGCTGCCATTCCAAATCCGGTCGATATGGCGGTCATCACCGTTCCTGCAAACCACGTCCCCGCGGTGATCGAGGAGTGCGGGCAGAAAGGGGTCGCCATCGCCGTCATCATTACGGCCGGGTTCAAAGAGATGGGCGAGACCGGAAAAGCGCTCGAGGATCGTATTGTCCAGATAGCAGAACGGTACGGCACCCGGATCGTCGGGCCGAACTGTCTTGGCCTGATCATCCCCCCGCGGGGGATCGATACGACTTACGTGCACGAATCTCCGAAACCCGGCAATATTGCCTTCATCTCCCAGAGCGGTGCGATCATCAACACGGTTGTGGACTGGAGCATCGCCCACGACATCGGCTTTTCGGCGGTCGTCTCGGTAGGCAACCAGGCCGACCTCAACTTCATAGACTACCTCCGGTTCGTGGAGCGCGACCCGAAGACAAAGGGGATCATCCTCTACATCGAGGAGATCCAGGACGGCAAGACCTTCACGAAGGTGGTCAGCGAAGTCTCGAAGAGCAAACCGGTCGTTGCAATCAAGTCGGGCTCCTCGCAGAAGGGACAGGCGGCCGCCTCCTCGCATACGGGTTCGCTCTCCGGATCGTATGAGGTCTACATGGAAGCATTCCGGAATGCGGGCGTCATCCCGGTTCACACCCTGACCGGTGCTTTCCAGGTCGCCGAGATGCTGGCGTCCCCGAAGGGGTATCCACGCGGCAAGCGGGCGGTTGTCGTGACGAACGCAGGCGGATTCTCGGTTCTCTCCTCCGACTATGCTGAGCGGTACGGTATCGACCTCATCGATCTCTCACCCGAGATCCTCGAAGAGCTCAACGAGTTCCTACCCGAGTTCTGGAATAAAGGAAACCCGCTCGATCTCCTCGGGGATGCCGGTGAGAAGCGGTTCGAGAAGGTCTTCGATGCACTGATCCGCCACCAGGATGCATGGGATATTGCATTTGTCATCGGGTTCCCGAACCTGGTGATGAAGTCCGACCAGCTGGCAAACCAGATCGTTCAGTTTGCAGGGAAGACCGAGAACATGGTCGTCGGAGCACTCCTCGGCGGAGACTCGATGCAGCGCGGCCGTGACATCCTGAAAGAGAACGGCATCCCGAGTTTCGAGGAACTGGACTTCACCTTCCGGGTGATGGGGAGAATCCTCTGGCAGCGGTTCCGTTGA
- a CDS encoding FKBP-type peptidyl-prolyl cis-trans isomerase yields the protein MAQAKEGDTVKVHYTGKLQDGTVFDSSDERAPIEFTIGEGQVISGFEQAVVGMEPGETKTTTVPAEEAYGPHRDEMLLEVDREQFPEDVQPETGQQLQISQPDGRTFFVTVSDISESSVVLDANHPLAGKDLTFEIRLVEVNPPESITA from the coding sequence ATGGCTCAGGCAAAAGAAGGAGACACCGTAAAGGTGCATTACACGGGAAAACTGCAGGATGGAACGGTTTTTGACAGCTCAGACGAAAGAGCGCCGATTGAATTCACAATCGGCGAAGGTCAGGTTATATCCGGCTTCGAGCAGGCAGTCGTCGGAATGGAGCCCGGAGAGACAAAGACCACCACCGTCCCGGCGGAAGAGGCATACGGCCCTCACCGTGACGAGATGCTGCTTGAAGTAGATCGCGAACAGTTTCCGGAGGATGTCCAGCCGGAGACCGGTCAGCAACTGCAGATCAGCCAGCCCGACGGCAGAACCTTCTTCGTCACCGTTAGCGATATCTCGGAATCGAGTGTGGTGCTGGATGCCAATCACCCGCTTGCAGGCAAAGATCTGACGTTCGAGATCCGGCTCGTCGAAGTGAACCCACCCGAGAGCATCACGGCATAA
- a CDS encoding FHA domain-containing protein, which translates to MGGRPLGGDEEGATIVLLEDTDSLQELSEYLDVLSSTTRLKILKLIEQKPKDIRRIASEIQSSYENTKKHMDKLLSIGVVRKEAGLSRETSRGIHPVWKYSLVPGTMEAIVRNLGLFSNMKLTVTDADLTVRLAAVRGKVSEELTNPSPTITLLGGPDDGMSFLLEGSRMPVGRGERGAPTAYVPGSAITLSEEYGAVTRISKPHAVFILRDRIWHLEDCGSTGGTFINGTALVPHRRYILKDGDLIECAKGVHGASFVFVGGTESGQGEERT; encoded by the coding sequence ATGGGCGGGAGGCCTCTAGGCGGAGACGAGGAAGGAGCAACAATAGTTCTCCTGGAAGATACGGATTCACTGCAGGAACTCTCCGAATATCTCGACGTCCTCTCAAGCACGACCCGGCTTAAGATCCTCAAGCTCATCGAGCAGAAACCAAAAGATATCCGCCGGATCGCATCGGAGATCCAGTCGAGTTACGAAAACACCAAAAAGCACATGGATAAACTCCTCAGCATCGGTGTCGTCCGCAAGGAGGCGGGACTTTCGCGGGAAACCTCGAGGGGCATTCACCCGGTCTGGAAGTACTCGCTCGTGCCCGGAACGATGGAGGCGATCGTGAGGAACCTCGGCCTCTTCTCCAACATGAAACTTACCGTCACCGATGCCGATCTCACCGTCAGGCTCGCCGCCGTACGCGGCAAGGTCTCGGAGGAACTCACAAACCCCTCACCGACCATCACGCTCCTCGGCGGGCCTGACGACGGAATGTCCTTCCTCCTTGAAGGCAGCCGGATGCCGGTCGGCAGGGGCGAGAGGGGCGCACCGACGGCATACGTTCCCGGCTCCGCCATCACGCTCTCCGAGGAGTACGGTGCCGTGACCCGCATCTCAAAACCGCATGCCGTCTTCATTCTGCGGGACAGAATCTGGCACCTCGAGGACTGCGGGAGTACCGGCGGTACATTTATCAACGGTACCGCACTCGTTCCTCACCGCAGATACATACTCAAAGACGGCGATCTCATAGAGTGTGCAAAAGGCGTCCACGGAGCATCCTTCGTCTTCGTCGGCGGAACCGAATCGGGACAGGGGGAGGAGAGAACCTGA
- a CDS encoding outer membrane protein assembly factor BamB family protein — MYKNAQILIFIALMAMIVPLGASAQENETTNATGSIPPEVLEYGGDWPLPNYDYANTRATTNASIDAGNVNDLGVAWAFAIPATGAFGAASSNPIVMGDTVYFQDLNASVFALDLENGSEIWAQRYDNASVLGPNGPAVGWGKVFVAKDPFNMAALNATTGEEIWATRIVFKVNETGTLIGEGIDIQPSVYGGQVLTSTVPGTGDVFYQPGSIGVIYALDQETGEVAWNFSTVDSPDLWGNPDVNSGGGAWYSPAVDTERNVTYWGVGNPAPWPGTEEWPNGTSRPGPNLYTNSIVALGTDNGSLEWYAQALPHDLFDYDLQIPPILATANITGEEQDIVIGAGKMGRVYAFNRDSGERLWVAVVGEHQNDQLAGIPPNETVTVYPGYFGGVETPMAYADGSAYVPSLDLSSNYTSTQATGQESFNESVGRLTALEVDTGKVLWDKEFDSPNFGGATIVNDLVFTATYDGVIYAFDRMSGEEVWNWTAPAGINAWPAVVNDTIVWPAGSGEQPVLVALRLGAEGGNVTMPGNITGSQTGNMTAGNQTMDNVTGNQTTNNMTGVPNVTITMPENGSTVSAGNVTVDVNITNFSLVDNLGGAPVAGEGHIHYYLDVAPPTEQGKPAVPENGSYAVSTNTSYTWENVTPGMHNLSVQLVNNDHTPLDPPVTAMVNVTAEGEAGNATPTETAAPEQPETATVDLVAENIAFDMNTITVPAGANVTVNFTNLDTAPHNLAVYTTSAADDPLFVGEIINQGNITYTFTAPEEPGTYFFRCDVHPVAMTGDFIVQ, encoded by the coding sequence ATGTATAAAAATGCACAGATACTAATTTTCATCGCCTTAATGGCGATGATCGTCCCGCTGGGCGCTTCCGCTCAGGAAAACGAAACAACGAACGCCACCGGGAGCATTCCTCCTGAGGTTCTCGAGTACGGAGGGGACTGGCCGCTGCCGAATTATGACTATGCCAACACGCGAGCGACAACAAACGCATCGATAGATGCCGGTAACGTCAACGATCTCGGGGTCGCCTGGGCGTTCGCCATTCCGGCCACGGGGGCGTTTGGTGCTGCCTCAAGTAACCCGATCGTGATGGGCGACACCGTCTACTTCCAGGATCTCAACGCCAGTGTCTTTGCCCTCGACCTTGAGAATGGGTCGGAGATCTGGGCGCAGCGGTACGACAACGCATCGGTTCTCGGCCCGAACGGCCCTGCTGTCGGGTGGGGGAAGGTCTTCGTCGCAAAGGATCCGTTCAATATGGCAGCCCTGAACGCAACGACCGGTGAAGAGATCTGGGCGACCAGAATCGTATTCAAGGTCAACGAGACCGGCACGCTCATCGGCGAAGGGATCGATATCCAGCCGTCCGTCTACGGCGGTCAGGTGCTCACCTCGACGGTGCCCGGAACCGGCGATGTCTTCTACCAGCCGGGAAGTATCGGCGTCATCTACGCCCTCGACCAGGAAACCGGCGAGGTTGCCTGGAACTTCAGCACCGTCGACTCGCCTGACCTCTGGGGCAATCCCGACGTGAACAGCGGCGGCGGTGCCTGGTACTCGCCCGCCGTCGATACCGAACGGAACGTAACCTACTGGGGCGTCGGCAACCCGGCACCGTGGCCGGGCACAGAAGAGTGGCCGAACGGAACGAGCAGACCAGGGCCGAACCTCTACACCAACAGCATCGTAGCCCTCGGCACCGATAACGGAAGCCTGGAGTGGTACGCTCAAGCCCTTCCGCATGACCTCTTCGATTACGATCTCCAGATCCCGCCGATCCTCGCGACCGCGAACATCACCGGCGAAGAGCAGGATATCGTCATCGGCGCCGGAAAGATGGGACGCGTCTATGCCTTCAACCGCGACAGCGGAGAACGGCTCTGGGTCGCCGTGGTCGGCGAGCACCAGAACGACCAGCTCGCGGGCATTCCGCCGAACGAGACGGTGACCGTCTACCCCGGATACTTCGGCGGGGTCGAGACGCCCATGGCCTATGCCGACGGGAGCGCCTATGTACCGAGCCTCGACCTCTCCTCAAACTACACCTCCACCCAGGCAACCGGCCAGGAATCGTTCAACGAATCCGTCGGCAGGCTAACCGCTCTCGAGGTGGATACGGGTAAGGTGCTCTGGGATAAGGAGTTCGACTCCCCGAACTTCGGCGGTGCTACGATCGTCAACGATCTCGTATTCACGGCGACGTACGACGGCGTCATCTACGCCTTCGACCGGATGAGCGGTGAGGAGGTCTGGAACTGGACGGCACCCGCAGGCATCAACGCCTGGCCCGCCGTCGTGAACGACACTATCGTCTGGCCGGCAGGTTCCGGTGAACAGCCCGTGCTCGTCGCGCTTCGGCTGGGGGCGGAAGGTGGCAACGTTACGATGCCGGGGAACATAACCGGTAGCCAGACCGGAAACATGACCGCTGGCAATCAGACGATGGATAACGTAACCGGGAACCAGACTACGAACAACATGACCGGGGTGCCGAACGTGACCATCACCATGCCGGAGAACGGATCAACCGTCTCCGCCGGCAATGTGACGGTTGACGTCAACATCACGAACTTCAGCCTAGTCGACAACCTCGGAGGGGCACCCGTCGCCGGTGAAGGACACATCCACTATTACCTCGACGTCGCCCCGCCGACCGAGCAGGGCAAACCCGCCGTCCCGGAGAACGGCTCCTACGCCGTGAGCACGAACACCTCCTACACCTGGGAGAACGTCACGCCAGGGATGCACAACCTCTCCGTCCAGCTCGTCAACAACGATCATACGCCGCTCGATCCACCGGTCACGGCCATGGTCAACGTGACTGCCGAAGGAGAGGCAGGGAATGCCACACCCACAGAGACAGCGGCGCCGGAGCAGCCGGAGACCGCGACAGTCGATCTGGTGGCTGAAAACATTGCCTTCGATATGAATACCATCACCGTACCCGCCGGTGCGAACGTGACGGTAAACTTCACAAACCTCGACACCGCTCCGCATAATCTGGCGGTATATACCACTTCAGCCGCAGACGACCCGCTCTTCGTCGGCGAGATCATCAACCAGGGGAACATAACCTACACATTCACCGCGCCGGAGGAACCGGGAACCTACTTCTTCCGCTGCGATGTACACCCCGTCGCCATGACCGGCGATTTCATCGTGCAGTGA